GAGATCGCCGGCATGCTCATCTCGAACGGAGCAGCAATCTCCGTCACCGAGGTCTCCCCCAACGCCAGCCGTGCAAGAATCGCCCGCCGGGTCGGATCGGCCAATGCAGAAAACGTCGAACTAATCTGATCTGTCATATCGCAATTAACAGCTAAGTTAAATAACCATAACGTTAAATACACAATCTGTAAACAAGAATCGCCACCAATAACTAAAAAAATCGCTTCGAACAAAAGCCTTCGACTATCGACTGGCGGAAGCCGACGGTTCCAACAGAAGTACCCATGCCCTGCTTCCAGGAACCCGCTGCCACCCCGGCGACGAAACATCAAACGGAATCTCCGTCGCCACCACAGCCACAGCACCCTGCCGCCGGAACACCTCCAGTACCTCTGCCTGGATCGAGGGATTATCGAAGAACAGATGCACATCCTGCACCTGATTCTGTGGGTCATACGCATCGTTCCCAATCGCTGCCACAATATGTAATCGAGCGGCGTAAGCCCACGTACAACGTATGTCGTTTCCTGGTGAGACCGAGGCCACTCTATCTCCCGCTTTCAAACCCAGTCCCCGCAGGTATTTAGCGATCTCCCACTGCCCCCCACTCTCCATATTCGTCCGCTGAACCGCCAGACGAACCGCACCATGCAGCCGCTCTGAAGAATTAAACACCGTAGCCGTCGCGAGAAGAGCGAGCGCAGCCGTACGCAATCCAACCCCGCCCGATCCCCGCCAGCGATCGAAGCGAAGAAACGGCGCCATCCCCAGCACACAGAGAAATCCCGTCACATACCGTCCTTCGACATGGATCAACAAAAGCATCAGATACCCAAGCAACGAAGGCAGGTACAAGATCCAGGGACTGATCGCCCCTCTAGCATCATCATCTTCGCTCTCGCGCGGCCAGAACGCGAGACAGCCGCAGAGAACAACAGCTACAGCGACGGGAAGAATATCTTGAAGCAAATACTTCGACGCAAGCAAGTTCCCGTAGACAGCTCGAACCATATTCTTCAAACTGAAAAACGGATGGTACCCCTCGTACCAATACACCAGGTTAAACTGTGGCGGGTAAGTCACAGGAAACGGCTCTCCAAAACCAAAGACCGGAGGATGGTTGTAGAGCAACTTCACCGGATGAATCGGAGTTCCCAACTCCCCCAGCCCTCCCTGCCACCCCATCCAGTGGCTTAAATGATTCACGTGAAAGGCGTAGTTCAGTGCTCCAGTCTCACCAAGCGTCGGGCGCCCAAGCGACCAGGACATGCCCGCGCTATAGACAACAACAAAAAGGAGGAACACACCACCGACACGAAGAAGCGGAGAGATAACACTGCGCCGCCCCCTGAACACGATCACGACCGCAAAGAAAATGCAGGAAAGAGTCAGGAAGATCGCTTTACACAGAAACCCCATCCCAAGCACAAGGCCCAGCCACGCTGCTGTACTCCGGGCTGGATTGGAAAACAACTTAAGCAGAAGCGCCGAGGCGAAAAAAAACAGGCAGGCCACCAGAAGATCAGGCCCAATCGTGGATACCCGTCCCACTCCTGTCTGCACACTGACAAAAATGCAGGCCGCACAAATCGATAGAAAGGGCGACAAGGAGTCGCGCTCTCCCCGCCCGGCACGCGCCATCCCCTGGAGTAGCCACAAAAACCCTACCCACGAAAAAAAGTAAATCGAAAGATTAAGCCAGAAGACCGCAGTCATCTCTCCTCGCGGAGTCGACGGAAACAACTGTCTCACCACCGACAACAGCAGAGGATATCCGATATTCCAAAGCGAATTCAGCGCCATCTTCCAGTCGCCCGCTTGAATCCTGTTGGCAACGTCGAGATAGGAGATGTCGTCCCCAAATAACTCCGGCTTCCCATACCTCCCTTCCAGAGCGCCGGCAATCATCACCGCGGCCCCAAGCAGGAGATAGAGCGATCGTTGCCGCCACCGCGACACGGCATCATTCTCTTTGGGATCCTGCTCATCCTCACCGGTCTGAAGCTTTTCGATCATCATGTCCACCAGTCGTCTGACTGGCTGATCCTGATCTGCGAACCATCCATTCACCGCAGTCGGCACGGTCTCTAACCCGTCCGGGCGAGGAGCCGGCTGCGCACACCAGAAACGCCAGCAATAGCTGCTGAAAGTTAGACGCTGATATTTTGCTTCATGTAATTTTTGGTTTGATCCGATGCAGTCTTCTGGAAGCCTGTTCCACTTCTGCTCCCAGGCAAAGATCAATCAAGGACAATTATCAAAGCAGATCAACAAACGCTTTCACAAACGCTGAGAAACAAAAGCGGTTCTAGAAGCTACCCGCAAAGATCGCCTTCAACTTCGCCTTCAGCCCCTGCTCTTCGCTCGCACGCCGAACCTGCGTCCTGTGCGTATACAACAGCATCCCAATCGCCGCCGAAAACTCCGGCACCGCCAGCTCAGCAGGCATCCGCGAGAGCGGCACCGGGTATCCGATCCGCGCCGGCACCCGCAACAAACTCTCCGCATTATCCAACAGCCCGGCCATGTTCGCGCCGCCGCCAGTCACCACACAGCCCGCGCCAAGTGCCTCCAGCACTCCACCCTGCCGCAGATTATCCCGCAGCATCGTAAACAACTCGCGCGCACGCGGCTCTAGAATCTCCGCCAGAAATCTCTGCCGCACCATCCGCGCCGACTGCCCGCCCCCACCCAGGGCACCGACCGCAAGGTTGCCGCCAACCTCAATCTCATTCAACTGCGGCACCGCCGTCACCACGCAGTGCCCATACATCTTCTTCAGATACTCTGCTTCCTCAACCGTCACGTGCAGCCCAACCGCCAAGTCATTTGTAAAGTGATCTCCACCGATCGGCAGCACCGCCGTATGCGCAATCGATCCCTCAAAAAAAACCGCAAGCTCCGTCGTGCTCGACCCTATATCAGCCATGCAGACGCCTAGCTCCCGCTCATCGGCGCTCAGCACCGCCTCAGCTGCGGCGATCCCCTCATACACCGTATCCATCACCTCGAGCCCCGCACGGTTCGCGCACGTTATCACGCTCTGCGCCACACCACCCGAGCACGTCGACAGATGCAGATTCACCTCAAGCCTGTTCCCCACCATCCCCACCGGATCATGAATCCCCGGCTGATCATCCAGGATGAACTCCTGCGGCAACAGATGAAGCACCTCGCGATCCGGAGGCAGCGCCACCGAACGCGCACGATCCACCGCAGCCCGCACCTCCTCCCGCGTAATCTCCCGCATCCTGCTGCCCATGCTGATGCCGCCGCGCGAGTTCACTCCGCGCACATGCGTCCCGCCAATGCCCACAATCGCCGTCTCAATCCCAGCCTTCGCCACACGCTCCGCCGTCAGCGCCGCACGATTGATCGCCTCCGCGGCCGGCCCCAGCTCCGCAATCAAACCCTTGCGCATTCCTCGCGACGGCTCCACGCCATGTCCCCGATACCGCAGCACACCATCCTGCAGCTCAGCCACCAGCACACAACTCTTCGTGCTTCCCGCGTCGAGCACGGTGATCAGATTGTCCTGCTTCTGATTCATGGTTGTACCGCCTGTGCAGGATGATACTGCGTCGAACCAGCCGACGGCTTCGCAACCACCGAATGGGGCTTCGCAACGACAACATGTTTCGCCTTTGGATCGACCTTCTTCGCCTTCACCGGCAAATGACTCTTCGCCGCACCATTTGCTGTCGCCTTGGCAGAAGCCTTGCTCTTCACCACAGCCGCGTGCTTCACTCCCGCAACGTGTGCCGCTGGCGCAGCTTTTGCGGGTGTCTTCACAACAGGCTTCGCCGCAGGCTTGGCCTCATCGATACTTGTATGCTGAGCCGCTCCAGCAGGCGTCTTCGTATCAGCCGCCATCACCGCCGCGCCGTTCGGCGACGAAGCCACCGGCACACCAGCTCCCGGCTGCATCTCCAGTACCACCTGCCGCTCATACCGCATATCCACCGACGAGAGCTTCGGATAAACCGTCCGCCACTCCGGCAGATGCTCTTCAAATCTCCTGTAGCGGTCCAGAAAATCCGCATCGCCAAAGTGAACCAGCACCTCACTCGACTTATCCGGAATCAACGCCTTCACATCCTCAGGATTCGACAGGTCCACCTCGCTCAGCCCCTGCGAAATCTTCTCCCCGCCCGTCCCCGCCGCCCCGTCCAGCTCCGACGTAAATCGCTCATAGATCTTCATCCGTGCCGCACGCGTCGACAGCGGATCATCCGCCGAGATCCCCGTCACCACCGGAAACGAATACTTCCCATCCGGCTTGGCCCCCACCGGCATATCCAGCAGCACGCCGTTCCCATCTACCAATCCAATATGATTTCCCTGCCGCACAAACGCCACCGGCGTCCTCTCCACAATCGACACCCTCATCCGGTTCGGCAGCAGCCGCATCACCGTCGCATGCGCCACCCACGGCAGCCGCTCCAGCTCCGCGCGCCTCTGCGTCAGCGACACCGTAAAGATATTCCGCTCCACATCCTCGCCAAAGATGCTCAACAGCTGCGCCCGCGTCACATGCGCATTCCCCTGAAACTCAATCGACGATGACGAAGGAATCACAAACCGCTCATCGTGCAACAAAAAACTCCTCGCCATCGCAAACAGCCCGGCGCAGACCCCAAGCAGAACCAACACCCCACATCCCGCAGCGATCCTTCCCCACTTGGTCGCAGGCACTCCGCGAAACCGCACCCGTACCCCCGCCTTGCGTCGTCCCACCGGAGCGTCATCGTCCCAATGCGGATCGTCCGCAAAGTCCTCGCTGAGATCGCGACGCAGCCGCCGCTCCGGCGAAGCCGACACCCGCCGCGGCCCCCGCGCGCCTCGAGACTCCGAGACGTAATTCTTTTCAGGCGCCTCTAGCACCGTTGTTCCACCCCTCGAAAAAGCATCGCTTTGTCGCACGCCTGAGCAAGGCCGCGAGAATCGCCATCCTGAGCATAACTCGCACCGCGCCTGCCATTCCCACCCATCTTCAGCATGTACCCTTTCAGGAACTCACCCATTCGTCCCACTTCAAGATAAAGCCTCCAGCAACGCAGCCCCCGCCTGCGATACACTCCCCGCCCCCAGCGTCAAAATCACATCCCCTACCTTTGCCTCCCGCACCAGCGCCGCGACGCCCTCATCCACCGAAGCCGCATACTCCACCCCAGCTCCACCCGCAGCCCGAATCGCCTTCACCAGCGTCTGCGCATCAACCCCCGCAATTGGAGCCTCACTCGCCGCATAGATATCCAACACCTCAACCGTATCCGCGTCCCTGAAAGCCCCCGCAAACTCCGCCATCAAATCCAGCGTCCGCGTAAACCGATGCGGCTGAAACAAAACATGCAACCGCGAGTACCCACACTCCCGCGCCGCCCGCAGCGTAGCCAAAATCTCCGTCGGATGATGTCCATAGTCATCCACCACAGTCACGCCCCGCACCTCACCCTTGATCTGAAACCGCCGATCCACCCCACGAAACGTCTCCAGCCCCGCCGCAATCTGGTCCGGAGCCACCCCCAGCTGCACCCCCACCGCCACCGCAGCCGCAGCATTCAACACATTATGCCGCCCCGGAACATGCAGCCGAAACTTCCCCAACACAAGCCCCTTGTAGTTCACAGCGAAACACGAGTGACACTCCGCATCCTTCGGCAACACCTCCACGCGAAAGTCCGCATCCACACTTTCGCCATAGGTATAAACCTTCCGCCTCACCCGCGGCAGCACCGTTCGCAGCAGGGCATTATCCACGCACGCCGTAGTCGCTCCATAGAACGGCAGCCTATCCATAAACTCGAGAAACGCTCCCTCAACATCCTCCATATCGCGATAGCAATCCATATGTTCGCGATCCAGATTCGTCACCACCGCCAGCACCGGCGACAGCTTCAAAAAACTCCGGTCGCTCTCATCCGCCTCCGCCACCAGGTACTGCGAGTTGCCCAGCCGAGCATTCGACCCCAGCGCATTCACCCTTCCACCCACCACCACCGTCGGATCCAGCCCGCCCCCTGCCAGCACCGCCGCCACCATCGAGGTCGTCGTAGTCTTCCCATGCATTCCCGCCACGGCGATCCCATACTTCAGCCGCATCAGCTCCGCCAGCATCTCCGCCCGCTGAATCACCGGAATCTTCCGCTCCCGCGCATCCAGCACCTCAGGATTGTCCTTAGCCACTGCCGAACTCGTCACGACAACATCGCTGGCAGCAGCATTGCTTGCAACGTGTCCCTCAAAGATTCGCGCCCCCATCCCCAGCAGCCGATCCGTCACCGCACTCCGCCGCAGGTCGCTCCCCGAGACCGAGTACCCCATCGTCAGCAGAATCTCCGCGATCCCGCTCATCCCAATCCCGCCGATCCCGATAAAGTGAATCCTCTGCGACGGGGCAAACAAAAAATGTCCAGGCACAAACATGCTGACCAATCTCTACTTTCAAAAAATTGCGCGCAACGAGCTAATCCTTCACTCTATCAGCGCAAAGAATCTCTCTCTATCCCGACCAGCGGGAGGGCACAATCGATCCTTCCACCCCAGAAAAGGTACACAAGTCACGAAGTGACCGCCCCACGCGCAGTGGGCCCGTCCGGCAGGACAGAAGCACGCGCAGCGGGCCCGTCCGGTAGGACCGGTCATTTCCACTCTCCGCCGCGCCTAAATAATCACAAATCCCCCAACAAATCGATCAAATCCCTACAACCTTTTCAGCCACACCAAGGAACCCTGCTCTGTCAATATTTCGCAACAAACGATATATATTCGTGTCTAATCATTTGAGCACTTGACCCGGGAACTCCCAGCCGGGCTGGAACTCGTCCTTGCTCTCCGCGAAGTCCGCCGCACGACGCAACCCCGGATAACCGAAGGCTGAGCAGGAAGGTAGCGCTATGACGTTCACCCGCCTCTTCAGAAACTCACTCGGTGTAGCAACACTAGCCGGCTTCACGCTGGCCATGCCGCTTATGGCCCAAGCTCAAGTCGAACCCTACAACCCCAACGATCAATACGGCTCTCCCGCCGCCCAGCAGGCTCAGCAGGATCCCCAATTCGCGGCCCAGCAGCAGGACAACACCGCGTCGCAGCAGTACGCCCCCCCTCAGCAATATGGCGACCCCAACCAGGGACCTCCACAGCAGTACGGCGATCCCAACCAGGGCGCGCCCCAGCAGTATGGAGCACCTCAGCCCGGACAACCCCAGGGCATCGAGCAGGCCCCACCCCAAATCCCCGACTACGAGCAGCCCCCCGCCCCCGGTGATGGCTATATATGGACCCCCGGCTACTGGGCCTGGACCGCTGATGGCTATCAGTGGGTTCAGGGCGCATGGGTACTCGCTCCCTACTCCGGAGCCCTCTGGACCCCTGGCTACTGGGGTTTCAACGACGGCTACTACTGGAACGCAGGTTACTGGGGTCCCTACGTCGGCTACTACGGCGGCATCAACTACGGCTTCGGCTACTTCGGCATAGGCTTCTACGGCGGATACTGGGGCGGCGGCCGCTTTTACTACAACCGCGCCTACTGCAACATCGGTCGCGGATGGCATGGCGGCAACTTCTACAATCACTCCTATAACGGTTACTCCGGCCGCCCTGGCGGAGCCAGCTTCACTCACGTGAACAACACCGCCTATCACGGCAATAACTTCTCCGGCGCTCGCGGCTCCAGCATCAACGGCCACAGCTTCGCCCAATCCAACGTCGGCCGCGGCAATCCGGCAGGCTTCGGCGACCACAGCATCCACACCGGCTATAGTGGAGCAACCGCCAACAACGGAACCGCCCGCGCCTACAACGGCACCGACGCCAATGCAGGCCGCACCTACAGCAATGCCGGTGCGAACTACAACGCAAGCCGCGCTTACAGCGGTAGCAGCGCGAACTACAACGCAGGCCGAACCTATGCCGGCAACAGCGCCTACAGCGGAGCCTCTCGCGGCTACTCGCAGCCAGCCGCTGCACAGAGTCACGCTAACTACGCCAGCGCTCCCCACGCCTCATACTCCGGTGGAGGTAACTACGGCGGAGGCGGTTCGCATGGCGGAGGCGGCTATAGCGGCGGCGGTGGAGGAGGTGGCTTCCATGGCGGTGGTGGCGGCGGAGGCGGTGGCGGCGGATCACACGGCGGCGGTGGCGGCGGTCATCGCTAAAACCCGAGCCAGCAAACCAAAGAACTGAAAATTTAAAGGGCTGAGGAATCAAATCCTCAGCCCTTTCCTTGGCTTTCATCACCACTCAACAAACCGCCATTTCGACCGAAGCGAACCACAGTCTCATCGTAGTCAGCGCAGTGGAGAAACGCCCGCGCATTTGCCTCTGCTGCTGCCGTTGCCTCTGCTGTTGCTTTTGCCCGTTCCTGCCGTCATCCTGAGCGTAGCGAAGGATCCCGACACACCACCACTCACCCATACCGCTAGAACCCTTTCAACCCACATTCAACCGCTTGAGATTGCTCACCATTTCCCTCTGCTAAGTCCCATCAAAAACCGTGTCAAGCCCCCAAATCATCAAAACCCGCGCCAATCCAGCAGATTCGCGTGGCGTATCAGTTATGCTCCAACCGCTATACTTGATACATAGATCAAAGAAGCCCCGGCCAAAATCGGGGCTTTCGCCATTAAAGCCCGTAACTCCTTTAGAAAGACGATTCTGCAAGTAACCTTTTTAGAATGAATATTTTACGAGGCCACATTCCACGCAAGTAGATGATTATAAATGGGTTACGCGCCGATAATAGGGGGGGGGGGTACCCCATGAAAGGAAACACCGAATGGCCACGCTCAAACAGAATCGTCAACACCCCGCCAGCTCTGCCACCATATGCCCAATCTCCGTTACCGCATCCGGGTGTGCCAGTCCCCGAACTCTCCGGCCCATCTCCGCCAGTCTCCCTGCATCCAGCAAAAGTCCAGACAGGTCGCTTAACAGAAACGCTCCCATCAGGTCGTCCGCTTCCTGCACCCGCAGCTCCGCCGCCCCAACCCGCGCAAAGGCCTCCGCATTCTTCATCTGGTGGTCGTCCGCCGCTCCCGGAAAAGGCACCAGCACCGCCGGCCGTCCCGCCGCTGCCAGCTCCGCAACCGTACTCGCACCACTGCGGCAAAGAATCAGATCCGCATCCGCAAACCTCCTCGGCATATCGTCGAGATACGCCGCTACCTCCCAGCGAGAGGGATCCGCACCGCTCGCCCCATACGCCTCCCCGGTCGACTCCGCCTGCCCCTTCCCAGTCTGGTGCAGAATCCTCAGCCCCGGCACATACTCCAACAGCCGCTTTGCAATCTTCGGCATCACCGAATTGAAGACCCGCGCCCCCTGGCTGCCGCCAAACACAAGCAACCGTCGAGCCGATGCCGGCCCATCCTGGGCAACACTACCTACGAAAGAGATGCGATCCTCCTTCGCATCCGGCATCGGAGCAATCTCAAAAAACTCCTGCCGCACCGGAATCCCAGTTACCCGTGCACCGCGAAAGTACCTCCGGGTCTCCTCGAAGTTCACCGCCGCCGCACTCACGCGTCGCCCTACCAGCCGGTTCGCCAGCCCCGGCACCGCATTCGGCTCAAACGCCAGCGTAGGAACCCGCAACAGAACCGCCGCCATCATCGCCGGCCCCGAAGCATACCCGCCCACCCCCACCACCACATCCGGCTTGAAGCTCCGCGCCAGTTCCAGGCACCGAGCAACGCCAAGCGGCAGATCAGCCACCGTCCGTACCCGCGTCGCTAAACTCACATTCTTCAACTGCCCTACGCGAATCAGCTCCAGAGGAAACCCAGCCTCCGGCACCAGGCGAGTCTCAAGCCCCCGCGCCGTCCCCACAAACCGCACCTCGGCCTCATGCGCATCGCGCAGCTCCCGCGCAATCGCCAGCGCCGGAATCACATGCCCCCCGGTGCCCCCGCCAGCAATCAAAACTCGCAAAGCTTGTCTCACCGAGCTGTACTCCAAGCTAAATTCCGACCGAAGGAAGGACCAATGCCGCTCCTCCCACCCAGAAAAGGTACACAAGTCACGAAGTGACCGCCCCACGCGGAGTGGGCCCGTCCGGCAGGACAAAGGATTTGACTCTCTTCCACCTCAATCGATCTCGCGAGTGATATTCAGCAGCACGCCCATACTGGCCAGCGTAATAAAGATCGATGTCCCCCCCGAGGAGATAAACGGCAGCGGAATCCCCTTGGTCGGCAGCAGCGCCAGCACCACGCTCATATTGAAGAACGCCTGGATCAGAATAGCCGTCGTCAGCCCAAACGCAAGAAACCGCGCAAACGGATCGGTCGACAGAAACGCCGCCCGCAGCCCCCGATACCCCAGCGCCACAAACAGCCCAACCACCAGCAGTGCCCCAATCAACCCCAGCTCCTCACAGATGTTCGCAAAGATAAAGTCCGTCTGAACCTCAGGCAGGTAGAACAGCTTCTGCCGCCCCTCCATCAACCCAAGCCCACGGATCCCACCCGTCCCAACCGCAATCAGCGACTGAAGAATGTGAAACCCAGTCCCGCGAGGATCGGCCTCAGGATTCACAAATGCCAGCATCCGCGCCCGTCGAAACGCCACATGAAACAGCATGAAGTAAAGAACAGGAGCCGCAAACGCCGCACCCACCGCAAAGTACTTCGTCTTAGCCCCAGCCAGATACAGCATCAACGCCGTCACCGACATGCACACCAGCCCCGTCCCCAGGTCCGGCTCCTTCAAGATCAAAGCCGTAAACGCCATCGGCACCGCAACCGCCCGCAGAATCGTTCCCTTCCAGTCGTCCATCTGGTGGATTCGAGTCTGCAGAAAGTAAGCAAGGAACAGCACCAGCACAGGCTTCGCCAACTCCGAAGGCTGAAACGTAAACAGGTTTCCAAACCGAACCCAGCGATGCGTCGCATGCGAGTCCTTCATCGCAAACACGCCTATCAGCATCAGCATCGTCACCGCAACCGCAGGAAACACGACCTTCGGATTGTTATAGGTCCGATAGTCCACCTGCATCAACGCAACCAGCGCAATCAGCCCCAGCACCGCCCAGATCGCCTGCTTCATCACATAAGGATAGGGAGACCCTAGACTCGACTGCGCCATCACCGCCGACGCCGAGAACACCATCACCAGCCCAAACAGCACCAGCAGCAGCACCACTCCGAAGAGCCACTTGTCCACCCCAACTCTCTTCGCCATGCATCACTTCCACTTCTAAATTAATTGATTCACCAACTGCCGAAACACGCGACCGCGATGCTCATAGTTCTCAAACTGGTCGAAGCTCGAACACGCAGGCGACAGCAGCACCACATCGCCCGTCACAGCAGCCTTAGCCGCCTCAGCCACCGCCGTCTCCATCGTTCCCGCTGCCACCATCTTCACGACTCCGTGCAGCTGCCGCTCAATCTTTTCTGCAGCTGAACCAATCGTATAAACAACCTTCACCCTCTCCTTCAGCAACTCGGCCATCAGCCCATAGTCCGAATCCTTATCCTTCCCGCCAAGAATCAGGTGAACACCCTTGCTGAACGAAGCCACAGCCTTCATCGTCGCATCCACATTCGTCGCCTTAGAGTCATTGTAGAACTCAACCCCATTCAGCTTCCGCACCAGCTCCAGCCGGTGCTCCACCGCCGTAAAGCTCGCCACAGAAGCCCGAACACTCTCCGCCGAAACCTTCGCCAAACGAGCCGCACACACCGCAGCCAGCACATTCTCGATGTTGTGCGCACCCTTCAGAGGCACTTCCGAGACCGGCATCACCGGCTCCGTCACCCCGCCCTCCTTCTCCACCCATACAATCACGCCATCCCGCACAAACGCGCCCTTCCGCACGGCCTTGGTCCCACTGAACCAGAACACCTCGCTCTTCGCCCGCGCCGCACACATCTGCGTCACGCGATCATCTCCGTTCAACACCAGCGCGTCCCCAGCACCCTGCCGCTCGAAGATCCTCTCCTTTGCCGCCACATACCTCTCGAAGCTGCCATGCCGATCCAAATGGTCCGGCGTAATATTCAGAATCACGGCAATCCGCGGATGAAACTCCTCCACCGTCTCCAGTTGGAAGCTCGAAACCTCCAACACATTCACCGTCTCAGGCGTACTCTTCGCCACCAGATCAATCACCGGCAGACCGATATTCCCGCCCACCTGCGTCGGCACCCCTGCATCACTCAGGATCTTCCCCACCAGCGTCGTCGTCGTCGTCTTCCCATTCGATCCAGTAATCGCCACCACCTGCCCTTGCAGATAGCGACTCGCAAGTTCCAACTCTCCAATCACCGTCAACCCAAACGCGACGACCTGCTTCACCTCCGGCGTATCCATCGGCACACCCGGCGAGACCACAATCAGATCCTGCCGCCGAAACGTCAGAAGCCCATGTCCACCCGACTCAACCATAATCCCCGCTTCCAGCAACGCAGGAATCTCTTGCGCCAGCGCAACCGCACTACGCGTGTCGCTTACCGTAACCCGCGCCCCCTGCGCACGCAGAAACATCGCCGCCGACAGCCCGGACTTCCCCAACCCCACCACCAACACCCGCTTATTCTTCAAATCCATCATGCCCAACACTCTCATCGCAGCTTCAAAGTAGTCAACGCGAACAAAGCAAACACCAGCGCCAGAATCCAAAATCGCGCAATCACCTTCGACTCCGACCATCCCATCAACTCAAAGTGATGGTGCAGCGGAGCCATCTTGAAGATGCGCTTCCCGTTCCTCAGCTTATAGCTCCCCACCTGCAGCATCACGCTCAACGCCTCAAGAATAAACACCCCGCCAATAAACGGCAGCAGCAACTCCTGCTTAATCACAACCGCCACCGTTCCAATCGCCCCACCCAGAGCAAGGCTCCCAACATCCCCCATAAAGATCTCAGCCGGATGAGCGTTATACCAAAGGAACCCGATACTAGCGCCCACCATCGACCCGCAAAAAACCGTCAGTTCGCTCACCATCGGCATTCGCTGCAGCTCAAGATAATCAGAAAACACCACATGCCCACTGACATAGGTCAGCACCGTCAAGGCTCCAGCCGCAATGATCGTGCACCCAATCGCCAACCCATCCAATCCATCGGTCAGATTCACCGCATTGCTCGCGCCCGCAATCACGATCATCACAAACACAACGAACGGCACAAACACCAGCCAGTGCATATGTGGAATATGCCCCATCCACTCCCACACCAGGTCCGGCCTGAATCGCTTTGCAAACGGCACCATCAGCCGTGTCGAGTAGCCCCCGCGAATCTCCATCACCACCAGCGCAGCCGCGACCAGCCCACTCGCAATAAACTGCAAACCCAACTTCGCCCTCGCCGTCAGGCCTTGATTCTGCCGGTGCACCACCTTGATATAGTCATCCGCAAATCCAATCGCCCCAAACGCAAGCGTAGACAGCATCACCAGCCACACATAGGGATTCGAAAGATCCGACCACATCAACGTCGGCACCAAAATCGAGATGCAGATCAGCACCCCGCCCATCGTCGGTGTCCCACTCTTCTTTTGGTGCGACTGCGGTCCCTCTTCCCGGATGTATTGCCCAATCTGAAACTCGCGCAGCTTCTCGATCACATACGGGCCGATCAGCAACCCGATCAGCAGCGCCGTAAGGCTCGCAAACACAGTACGAAACGTCAGATATCGGAATATGCGAAACAGCCGAAAGTAAGGGAACAGCTTCTGGTACAGCAACCAATAGAGCAAAACGCCTCCGCCTTTACCC
The nucleotide sequence above comes from Tunturibacter empetritectus. Encoded proteins:
- the ftsA gene encoding cell division protein FtsA, whose product is MNQKQDNLITVLDAGSTKSCVLVAELQDGVLRYRGHGVEPSRGMRKGLIAELGPAAEAINRAALTAERVAKAGIETAIVGIGGTHVRGVNSRGGISMGSRMREITREEVRAAVDRARSVALPPDREVLHLLPQEFILDDQPGIHDPVGMVGNRLEVNLHLSTCSGGVAQSVITCANRAGLEVMDTVYEGIAAAEAVLSADERELGVCMADIGSSTTELAVFFEGSIAHTAVLPIGGDHFTNDLAVGLHVTVEEAEYLKKMYGHCVVTAVPQLNEIEVGGNLAVGALGGGGQSARMVRQRFLAEILEPRARELFTMLRDNLRQGGVLEALGAGCVVTGGGANMAGLLDNAESLLRVPARIGYPVPLSRMPAELAVPEFSAAIGMLLYTHRTQVRRASEEQGLKAKLKAIFAGSF
- a CDS encoding cell division protein FtsQ/DivIB produces the protein MLEAPEKNYVSESRGARGPRRVSASPERRLRRDLSEDFADDPHWDDDAPVGRRKAGVRVRFRGVPATKWGRIAAGCGVLVLLGVCAGLFAMARSFLLHDERFVIPSSSSIEFQGNAHVTRAQLLSIFGEDVERNIFTVSLTQRRAELERLPWVAHATVMRLLPNRMRVSIVERTPVAFVRQGNHIGLVDGNGVLLDMPVGAKPDGKYSFPVVTGISADDPLSTRAARMKIYERFTSELDGAAGTGGEKISQGLSEVDLSNPEDVKALIPDKSSEVLVHFGDADFLDRYRRFEEHLPEWRTVYPKLSSVDMRYERQVVLEMQPGAGVPVASSPNGAAVMAADTKTPAGAAQHTSIDEAKPAAKPVVKTPAKAAPAAHVAGVKHAAVVKSKASAKATANGAAKSHLPVKAKKVDPKAKHVVVAKPHSVVAKPSAGSTQYHPAQAVQP
- the murC gene encoding UDP-N-acetylmuramate--L-alanine ligase gives rise to the protein MFVPGHFLFAPSQRIHFIGIGGIGMSGIAEILLTMGYSVSGSDLRRSAVTDRLLGMGARIFEGHVASNAAASDVVVTSSAVAKDNPEVLDARERKIPVIQRAEMLAELMRLKYGIAVAGMHGKTTTTSMVAAVLAGGGLDPTVVVGGRVNALGSNARLGNSQYLVAEADESDRSFLKLSPVLAVVTNLDREHMDCYRDMEDVEGAFLEFMDRLPFYGATTACVDNALLRTVLPRVRRKVYTYGESVDADFRVEVLPKDAECHSCFAVNYKGLVLGKFRLHVPGRHNVLNAAAAVAVGVQLGVAPDQIAAGLETFRGVDRRFQIKGEVRGVTVVDDYGHHPTEILATLRAARECGYSRLHVLFQPHRFTRTLDLMAEFAGAFRDADTVEVLDIYAASEAPIAGVDAQTLVKAIRAAGGAGVEYAASVDEGVAALVREAKVGDVILTLGAGSVSQAGAALLEALS
- a CDS encoding YXWGXW repeat-containing protein encodes the protein MTFTRLFRNSLGVATLAGFTLAMPLMAQAQVEPYNPNDQYGSPAAQQAQQDPQFAAQQQDNTASQQYAPPQQYGDPNQGPPQQYGDPNQGAPQQYGAPQPGQPQGIEQAPPQIPDYEQPPAPGDGYIWTPGYWAWTADGYQWVQGAWVLAPYSGALWTPGYWGFNDGYYWNAGYWGPYVGYYGGINYGFGYFGIGFYGGYWGGGRFYYNRAYCNIGRGWHGGNFYNHSYNGYSGRPGGASFTHVNNTAYHGNNFSGARGSSINGHSFAQSNVGRGNPAGFGDHSIHTGYSGATANNGTARAYNGTDANAGRTYSNAGANYNASRAYSGSSANYNAGRTYAGNSAYSGASRGYSQPAAAQSHANYASAPHASYSGGGNYGGGGSHGGGGYSGGGGGGGFHGGGGGGGGGGGSHGGGGGGHR